The following proteins are co-located in the Streptomyces sp. NBC_00435 genome:
- a CDS encoding UDP-N-acetylmuramoyl-tripeptide--D-alanyl-D-alanine ligase, whose translation MIALSLAEIADITGGRPHDIPDPSVRITGPVVIDSRLVEPGSLFAAFAGEQVDGHDYAERAVAAGAAAVLAARPVGVPAVVVPDVEKALGALARAVVERLGTDVVALTGSAGKTSTKDLIAQVLQTHAPTVWTPGSLNNEIGLPLTALRATEDTRHLVLEMGARGIGHIDYLTGLTPPRIGLVLNVGTAHIGEFGGREQIAQAKGELVEALPAAADGGIAVLNADDPLVRPMSARTKARTVLFGEAEDADVRATGVRMTPGGQPSFTLHTPTGCGEVTLRLYGEHHVSNALAAAAVAHVLGMSTSEIATALSGAGTLSRWRMEVTERADGVTIVNDAYNANPESMRAALRALAAMGGAARADGGRTWAVLGPMAELGDASLAEHDAVGRLAVRLNVSKLVAVGGREASWLQLGAYNEGSWGEESVLVSDAQAAVDLLRSELRPGDVVLVKASRSVGLERVALALLEREGEVAGR comes from the coding sequence GTGATCGCCCTTTCCCTCGCCGAGATCGCCGACATCACCGGCGGGCGGCCCCACGACATACCGGATCCGTCCGTACGCATCACCGGGCCCGTGGTCATCGACTCCCGGCTCGTGGAGCCCGGCAGCCTGTTCGCCGCCTTCGCGGGCGAGCAGGTCGACGGCCACGACTACGCCGAGCGCGCGGTCGCCGCCGGCGCCGCGGCCGTGCTCGCCGCCCGGCCCGTCGGCGTACCGGCCGTGGTCGTCCCCGACGTGGAGAAGGCGCTCGGCGCCCTCGCCCGGGCCGTCGTCGAGCGCCTGGGCACCGACGTGGTGGCACTGACCGGCTCCGCCGGGAAGACCTCCACCAAGGACCTGATCGCACAGGTGCTCCAGACCCACGCGCCCACGGTGTGGACGCCCGGCTCCCTCAACAACGAGATCGGCCTGCCGCTCACCGCCCTGAGGGCCACCGAGGACACCCGGCACCTGGTGCTGGAGATGGGTGCCCGCGGGATCGGCCACATCGACTACCTCACCGGTCTGACGCCCCCTCGCATCGGCCTCGTCCTGAACGTGGGGACCGCCCACATCGGGGAGTTCGGCGGCCGCGAGCAGATCGCCCAGGCCAAGGGCGAGCTGGTCGAGGCCCTGCCGGCGGCGGCCGACGGCGGTATCGCCGTCCTGAACGCCGACGACCCCCTGGTCCGCCCGATGTCCGCCCGCACGAAGGCCCGTACGGTCCTGTTCGGCGAGGCCGAGGACGCCGACGTACGGGCCACTGGTGTGCGGATGACACCCGGGGGACAGCCCTCCTTCACACTCCACACACCCACCGGGTGCGGCGAAGTGACCTTGCGGCTGTACGGTGAGCACCACGTGTCGAACGCGCTCGCCGCGGCCGCCGTCGCCCATGTACTGGGCATGTCCACATCGGAGATCGCCACCGCGCTCTCCGGAGCGGGCACCTTGTCCCGGTGGCGGATGGAGGTCACCGAGCGGGCGGACGGCGTGACGATCGTCAACGACGCCTACAACGCGAATCCCGAGTCCATGCGGGCCGCTCTGCGCGCGCTTGCCGCGATGGGCGGCGCCGCAAGGGCCGACGGGGGACGCACGTGGGCAGTGCTCGGCCCCATGGCCGAGCTCGGTGACGCGTCACTGGCGGAGCACGACGCCGTGGGGCGGCTTGCCGTCCGGCTCAACGTGAGCAAGCTCGTCGCAGTCGGGGGCAGGGAAGCGTCCTGGCTGCAACTGGGCGCATATAACGAGGGTTCGTGGGGTGAGGAGTCGGTGCTCGTGTCCGACGCGCAGGCGGCGGTCGACCTGTTGCGCAGTGAACTGCGCCCGGGTGACGTCGTGCTGGTGAAGGCTTCCAGGTCCGTTGGTCTGGAGCGGGTCGCGCTGGCGTTGTTGGAGCGCGAGGGCGAGGTCGCCGGCCGATGA
- the mraY gene encoding phospho-N-acetylmuramoyl-pentapeptide-transferase has product MRQILFSGVIGLFLTLIGTPLLIKGLARKGYGQFIRDDGPRGHAGKKGTPTMGGISFILATLIAYALTKVITGSQPTFSGLLVLMLMAGMGLVGFLDDYIKIVKQRSLGLRAKAKMAGQLIVGIAFALLALQFKDARGLAPASTKLSFVTDFGWSIGPVLFVVWALFMILAMSNGVNLTDGLDGLATGAAVMVFGAYTFIGVWQYQESCANAQTLTNPAACFEVRDPLDLAVVASALMGACFGFLWWNTSPAKIFMGDTGSLALGGALAGLAICSRTEFLMALLGGLFVLITMSVVIQVGSFKLTGKRVFRMAPLQHHFELKGWSEVLVVVRFWIIQGMCVIVGLGLFYAGWAADK; this is encoded by the coding sequence ATGAGGCAGATCCTGTTCTCCGGAGTCATCGGACTCTTCCTCACGCTCATCGGCACCCCGCTGCTGATCAAGGGTCTGGCCCGCAAGGGCTACGGCCAGTTCATCCGTGACGACGGTCCGCGCGGCCACGCCGGGAAGAAGGGCACACCCACCATGGGTGGCATCTCCTTCATCCTGGCCACGCTGATCGCGTACGCCCTCACCAAGGTGATCACCGGAAGCCAGCCGACCTTCTCGGGTCTGCTCGTCCTCATGCTGATGGCGGGCATGGGACTGGTCGGCTTCCTCGACGACTACATCAAGATCGTGAAGCAGCGCTCGCTCGGTCTGCGGGCCAAGGCCAAGATGGCCGGCCAGCTGATCGTCGGCATCGCCTTCGCCTTGCTCGCGCTGCAGTTCAAGGACGCGCGCGGGCTCGCCCCGGCCTCCACCAAGCTGTCGTTCGTCACGGACTTCGGCTGGTCGATCGGCCCGGTGCTGTTCGTGGTCTGGGCACTGTTCATGATCCTGGCGATGTCCAACGGCGTGAACCTGACCGACGGTCTGGACGGCCTGGCCACCGGCGCCGCCGTGATGGTCTTCGGTGCCTACACCTTCATCGGCGTCTGGCAGTACCAGGAGTCCTGCGCCAACGCGCAGACCCTGACCAACCCGGCCGCCTGTTTCGAGGTGCGCGACCCACTGGACCTCGCGGTGGTCGCCTCCGCCCTCATGGGTGCCTGTTTCGGCTTCCTGTGGTGGAACACCTCGCCCGCCAAGATCTTCATGGGTGACACCGGCTCGCTGGCCCTCGGCGGCGCGCTCGCCGGCCTCGCGATCTGCTCCCGCACGGAGTTCCTGATGGCGCTCCTCGGCGGACTCTTCGTCCTGATCACCATGTCGGTCGTCATCCAGGTCGGCTCCTTCAAGCTGACCGGGAAGCGCGTCTTCCGGATGGCGCCACTCCAGCACCACTTCGAACTCAAGGGGTGGTCCGAAGTCCTTGTCGTGGTCCGGTTCTGGATCATCCAGGGCATGTGCGTGATCGTGGGCCTCGGACTCTTCTACGCGGGATGGGCAGCCGACAAGTGA
- a CDS encoding UDP-N-acetylmuramoyl-L-alanyl-D-glutamate--2,6-diaminopimelate ligase, producing MTTITPEPGNHASAAAEAGPSLRERPAGPGTLTAVPHADQPRTTQNDAPAAPPGAPRPLTVRPTPLGELAGLLGVATPGGPSAQTRITGITHDSRAVRPGDLYAALPGARLHGADFAAQAAALGAAAVLTDPDGAERAAATGLPVLAVADPRGRMGELAAEVYGRPGEGLLQIGITGTSGKTTTAYLVEGGLRGGGRRTGLIGTVEMRVGDERIKSERTTPEATDLQALFAVMHERGVEAVAMEVSSHALVLGRVDGCVFDVAVFNNLSPEHMEFHSGMEDYFQAKAQLFTERRARLGVVNIDDEYGRRLAKEASIPVVTFSAAGDPAADWRAEDVVSGHMDSTLTLVGPEGQRIRATAPLPGPFNVANTVAAVVTLAAAGLDPQTAADGVAAVPGVPGRLERVDAGQPYLAVVDYAHKTDAVESVLRALREVTTGKLHVVIGCGGDRDTTKRAPMGAAAARFADTAVLTSDNPRSEDPLAILAAMFRGAVSVPPAERGAVLVDADRAAAIATVVARAEAGDTVLVAGKGHEQGQDTAGVVRPFDDRAVLRAAIETQARQHPRQAEVNQ from the coding sequence GTGACAACGATCACCCCCGAACCCGGGAACCACGCGTCCGCCGCCGCCGAGGCCGGGCCCTCGCTTCGCGAGCGGCCCGCCGGGCCCGGTACGCTCACCGCCGTGCCCCACGCTGATCAGCCCAGAACCACCCAGAACGACGCACCGGCAGCGCCGCCGGGAGCGCCACGCCCCCTGACCGTCCGCCCGACTCCCCTCGGTGAGCTGGCGGGCCTGCTGGGAGTCGCGACCCCGGGAGGCCCCAGCGCGCAGACGCGGATCACCGGTATCACGCACGACTCCCGTGCCGTGCGCCCCGGAGACCTCTACGCGGCCCTGCCCGGAGCCAGGCTGCACGGCGCGGACTTCGCCGCGCAGGCGGCCGCCCTGGGCGCCGCCGCCGTGCTGACCGACCCGGACGGCGCGGAGCGCGCCGCGGCCACCGGACTCCCTGTCCTCGCCGTCGCCGACCCGCGCGGCCGGATGGGGGAGCTGGCCGCCGAGGTCTACGGGCGGCCGGGAGAGGGCCTGCTGCAGATCGGCATCACCGGCACCTCCGGCAAGACCACCACGGCGTACCTCGTCGAGGGCGGCCTGCGCGGCGGCGGACGCAGGACGGGGCTCATCGGCACCGTCGAGATGCGCGTCGGGGACGAGCGCATCAAGTCCGAGCGGACCACCCCCGAGGCCACCGACCTGCAGGCGCTCTTCGCCGTCATGCACGAACGCGGCGTCGAGGCCGTCGCCATGGAGGTCTCCAGCCACGCCCTGGTGCTCGGCCGGGTCGACGGCTGCGTCTTCGACGTGGCCGTCTTCAACAACCTGAGCCCGGAGCACATGGAGTTCCACTCCGGCATGGAGGACTACTTCCAGGCCAAGGCGCAGCTCTTCACCGAGCGCCGCGCCCGCCTCGGCGTGGTCAACATCGACGACGAGTACGGCCGCCGCCTCGCGAAGGAGGCGTCGATCCCGGTCGTCACCTTCTCCGCCGCCGGCGACCCGGCCGCCGACTGGCGCGCGGAGGACGTGGTCTCGGGCCACATGGACTCGACCCTGACCCTGGTGGGTCCGGAGGGCCAGCGGATCCGGGCGACCGCCCCGCTGCCCGGCCCGTTCAACGTGGCCAACACCGTGGCCGCCGTGGTCACGCTCGCGGCCGCCGGCCTCGACCCGCAGACCGCCGCCGACGGCGTCGCCGCGGTCCCCGGGGTGCCCGGCCGGCTCGAGCGGGTCGACGCGGGACAGCCGTACCTGGCCGTCGTCGACTACGCCCACAAGACGGACGCCGTCGAATCGGTCCTGCGGGCCCTGCGCGAGGTCACCACCGGCAAACTGCACGTGGTCATCGGCTGCGGCGGCGACCGCGACACCACCAAGCGGGCCCCGATGGGCGCCGCGGCCGCCCGGTTCGCCGACACCGCCGTACTGACCTCCGACAACCCGCGCTCCGAGGACCCGCTGGCGATCCTCGCGGCGATGTTCCGGGGCGCCGTGTCCGTCCCGCCCGCCGAGCGGGGCGCCGTCCTCGTCGACGCCGACCGGGCGGCGGCCATCGCCACCGTCGTCGCGCGCGCCGAGGCGGGCGACACCGTACTGGTGGCCGGCAAGGGCCACGAGCAGGGCCAGGACACCGCGGGCGTCGTACGTCCCTTCGACGACCGCGCGGTCCTGCGCGCGGCCATCGAGACCCAAGCGCGCCAGCACCCCCGACAGGCCGAGGTGAACCAGTGA